In one window of Drosophila mauritiana strain mau12 chromosome X, ASM438214v1, whole genome shotgun sequence DNA:
- the LOC117146383 gene encoding uncharacterized protein LOC117146383 isoform X2 translates to MWGQWQTAAVVAPTAALPPQPSVPPPLPDAPPPPPPSDASAGSGALSSGGASAAIVTAAATVTTAPGFNPYSSGQATGAGNPYQQYTAAQYAAMTPEQQYALQHHWQQWQTYQEEYAKWHAQYGEQYKREMAAAAATTTAIQGVPAPMVATPAPAPVPVVAAPGPQAYPVAHNYYQGVSAAPVQPTTTVAVAGVPPLPGKIMAQPQMYNQPPPPPQKSGYNQHPNDIQSMWPGPPPMQQPPPNRYVGGQMNQMNYNNAGPDNQGFPNLQQPPPNLQRPTPQQQQPHSNNMDHGQWGNNNNRPPWDTSGPPPDNTGQPNRWNGPPPANDVNNRWNGTSFNNNTNDGNRRWDGTSNQAPSGGDQQQNRWMSEPPPSVPNPNQQHQNPNSWMSGPPPSISDPSQDHQQQNNSSQPQNARPNRWQEINSDIDTPPMRTNNKPNSIQNSRNSWGDGGGDGNQSKNPFIKNPQSDFGKYGNSYNNQDQGSAGGSNFGGGGGGFGDDSGGNQSQDSFAGRGGGPGNNNNNFSNNRRQNNRRDNNRNQGFSDERGGGDSGPGGYNPNRGSYNQRNSFNQSNAPYQQSNNQSQQNRNQQQPSDLDEASFDRLFDQWEQQFEEWKLANANHPDRDEYRRYEEEFEKQRRRIAERREQMRRRRQLQMGGSAGGSTTEKQKEAAAGASMTAEQQPNEDPFQDQGHFADQGPWPESGFGDQGPGSGPNFGHGNRQSGNAGHFGKENRPFESAGVPAFKGNQGPPPGMHNQYETTKEAIQQTLDKQPEESKQGSLTKSATSNENSPDAKKAKTTAPPVDPPIPSLLPPEVKAPAAPVVPDPTVVPPTQPPPVSTNFGKRRQSAAPTQIPAKQVKEEEPIFTISLDDDDEEEEVVQDAPDTPMGSIFKKNDGIPGLDLVDDGSNKNKSSSVFNVVLKDSGDPKAPDESKKQPDDQSAAKKGDESLSKALKDPNFINNLSQAVANVQGREQRDRHEQREDHESGTDGRPLSFAEWQRKKNSGNENKSQDSRDSLSTNSGEKPDKNGPPGGFGPGNGPGGRPGPGPGQNDGSRFDVFGPNQVPGNNFIDLDNNGPPNFGPPGRNFGPNGPGPRGNFGPNFGPNFGPRGPFIRPNGPGPGPNFGPHFRHNGPNFGPNFGPNFGPRPGSRNFGPRGPDGPFGPRRDDFGGPPFGGLRPHMGPNGPGPNMRGFNGGPISDNPFRRQGGPPGPGFGDDDLGAGPPRGPRNFGNRFGNPGGGGGGGNSNRKNWNDGPEQQKQQQFHGRPNHDDAIYRPLKVFDYSNNPTAAKVIDYGHKSGDGNPIDGPSGPNPADGIPEFKAMKTFEYGHSSFAGPNRLGMPGVMGGDHNQAMTGGRGMAAGPGRLGGAGTKRKNKKKNKQQKNGELMTFNQNLQIQSNTVEERSITNPEQGDGQAHNEVRNQSEFQDQADGFQENEERNDLEDISEGEDNLQSIVFDDDNEELPPPPSMKICNQEYAQEQYNPIPVTPLRSQLGGNSDKLAAPAPAMSLFPSAANANDRPSDPMMAPNLEMSVATSENRNTFSLDEVLLYPGRINRPKRICIILRGPPGCGKSHVARLIKEKELQMGGANPRILSIDDYFLIENDYDEKCPKTGKKIPKKEILYEYDDTMEEAYMQCLVKSFKKTLSDNLYDFVIVDCNNNSLRTLNEFYCHAKDSNFVPYIVDLHCDLETCLGRNSHQRTEHDIRVVLDNWCNTPMHYIKLDVSSLLENVVEMEDVEGMATDDNACADVGVTVGASAALEDAAVEETDDSNSADASNYCGFLKSKWECDTTEDDLARLDGTKRLMQNRRTTSMADYLQLEDWKPPTNSADGKKRVRWADIEEKRSQEKMRAIGFVVGQTDWNRMMDPNAGSRALNKTKFIERVKRR, encoded by the exons ATGTGGGGCCAATGGCAAACCGCCGCCGTAGTGGCTCCAACTGCCGCTCTACCTCCGCAACCGTCGGTTCCGCCACCGCTGCCGGACGCCCCGCCCCCTCCGCCTCCGTCGGACGCGTCCGCCGGATCTGGAGCACTCTCATCAGGCGGGGCCTCTGCAGCCATAGTCACTGCTGCAGCCACAGTCACAACGGCCCCCGGATTCAACCCCTATAGCAGCGGCCAGGCGACGGGGGCTGGCAACCCCTATCAACAGTATACGGCCGCCCAGTACGCGGCCATGACACCCGAGCAGCAGTACGCCCTGCAGCACCACTGGCAACAGTGGCAGACGTACCAGGAGGAGTACGCCAAGTGGCATGCCCAGTACGGCGAACAG TACAAGCGTGAAATGGCAGCAGCCGCGGCCACAACTACCGCGATTCAAGGCGTGCCCGCTCCTATGGTAGCGACTCCTGCACCAGCACCCGTCCCTGTGGTCGCTGCTCCCGGGCCACAGGCCTATCCTGTCGCACATAACTATTACCAAGGCGTCAGCGCCGCGCCGGTGCAGCCAACTACAACCGTGGCCGTCGCGGGAGTGCCGCCACTGCCCGGTAAGATCATGGCCCAGCCGCAGATGTACAaccagccgccgccgccaccacaAAAAAGCGGATACAATCAGCATCCGAATGACATCCAAAGCATGTGGCCAGGACCACCGCCAATGCAGCAGCCGCCGCCAAACAGATATGTTGGCGGTCAAATGAACCAGATGAACTACAACAATGCCGGGCCAGACAACCAGGGATTTCCCAATCTCCAGCAGCCGCCGCCAAATCTGCAGAGACCAacaccgcagcagcagcagccgcattCAAACAATATGGACCATGGCCAGTGGGGAAATAACAATAATCGTCCTCCCTGGGATACCAGTGGTCCGCCGCCTGATAATACCGGGCAACCAAATCGCTGGAATGGTCCGCCGCCGGCAAATGATGTCAACAATCGCTGGAATGGAACGTCATTTAACAATAACACCAACGATGGCAATCGCCGCTGGGATGGGACTTCAAATCAAGCGCCGTCTGGCGGGGATCAGCAACAGAATCGTTGGATGAGCGAACCACCGCCAAGCGTTCCGAATCCCAATCAGCAGCATCAAAACCCGAATTCCTGGATGAGCGGACCACCACCGAGTATAAGTGATCCGTCACAGGACCATCAGCAGCAAAACAATAGCAGCCAGCCACAGAATGCCCGCCCAAATCGCTGGCAAGAAATCAATTCCGACATCGACACACCGCCAATGAGGACCAACAACAAGCCAAATAGCATCCAGAATAGCCGCAATAGTTGGGGAGATGGAGGTGGAGATGGAAACCAAAGCAAGAATCCATTCATCAAGAACCCACAGTCCGATTTTGGCAAATATGGCAACAGTTACAATAACCAAGATCAAGGTAGTGCAGGAGGAAGCAACTTTGGCGGCGGAGGTGGCGGCTTTGGAGATGATAGTGGAGGCAACCAAAGCCAGGACAGTTTTGCTGGACGTGGAGGAGGACCcggtaataataataataactttaGTAACAATCGCCGCCAGAACAATCGGCGGGATAACAATCGTAACCAGGGATTTTCCGATGAGAGAGGCGGTGGGGATTCTGGTCCAGGCGGCTACAATCCAAATCGTGGCAGTTACAATCAGcgcaacagcttcaatcagtCGAATGCGCCCTACCAGCAGTCCAATAATCAGTCGCAGCAGAACCGCAATCAACAGCAACCATCCGATCTGGACGAGGCCAGTTTCGATCGCCTGTTTGACCAGTGGGAGCAGCAGTTCGAAGAATGGAAGCTCGCCAATGCCAACCATCCAGATCGCGACGAGTATCGCCGCTACGAGGAGGAGTTCGAGAAGCAGCGCCGTCGCATCGCCGAGAGAAGGGAGCAGATGCGCCGACGTCGCCAGCTGCAGATGGGTGGTTCGGCAGGAGGCTCGACCACAGAAAAACAGAAGGAAGCAGCCGCAGGTGCATCCATGACCGCGGAGCAGCAGCCAAATGAGGATCCCTTCCAAGACCAGGGACATTTTGCTGATCAGGGTCCTTGGCCGGAAAGTGGCTTTGGTGACCAGGGACCCGGATCGGGTCCGAACTTCGGACACGGCAACAGACAGTCCGGAAATGCTGGTCATTTTGGAAAAGAGAATCGCCCCTTCGAAAGCGCAGGAGTTCCCGCATTCAAAGGCAACCAAGGACCACCACCGGGGATGCACAACCAGTACGAAACCACCAAGGAAGCCATCCAACAGACATTGGACAAGCAGCCAGAGGAATCCAAACAGGGAAGTCTAACCAAGTCGGCGACATCAAATGAAAATTCACCTGATGCAAAGAAAGCAAAAACGACAGCTCCCCCTGTGGATCCACCAATTCCATCCCTGCTGCCGCCCGAAGTCAAAGCTCCAGCTGCACCAGTAGTGCCAGATCCGACAGTGGTTCCGCCCACGCAGCCTCCTCCGGTTTCCACCAATTTTGGCAAGCGCCGGCAAAGCGCTGCTCCCACACAAATACCCGCTAAGCAAGTCAAGGAGGAGGAGCCCATATTCACCATTTCCCtggacgacgacgatgaggaGGAAGAGGTGGTACAGGACGCGCCCGACACGCCCATGGGCAGCATTTTCAAGAAGAACGATGGCATACCCGGTCTGGATTTGGTGGACGATGGTAGTAACAAGAATAAATCGTCCTCGGTCTTCAATGTGGTACTCAAGGATTCAGGAGATCCAAAAGCGCCTGATGAATCTAAAAAACAGCCGGACGACCAGTCCGCCGCCAAGAAGGGCGACGAATCTCTAAGCAAGGCCCTCAAGGATCCAAATTTCATCAACAATCTCTCCCAGGCGGTGGCCAATGTGCAGGGGCGCGAGCAGCGCGATCGTCACGAGCAACGCGAGGATCATGAATCGGGAACGGATGGACGTCCATTGTCCTTCGCCGAGTGGCAGCGCAAGAAGAACAGCGGCAACGAAAACAAGTCGCAGGATTCCCGCGACTCGTTGAGCACCAATAGCGGTGAGAAACCGGACAAAAATGGCCCACCTGGTGGCTTTGGTCCCGGAAACGGACCAGGCGGACGTCCAGGTCCTGGTCCAGGTCAAAACGATGGATCACGCTTCGATGTCTTTGGACCAAATCAAGTGCCTGGAAATAACTTCATTGACTTGGATAACAATGGTCCACCTAACTTTGGACCACCGGGCAGGAACTTTGGACCCAACGGCCCAGGACCACGTGGAAACTTCGGACCCAACTTCGGGCCCAACTTTGGCCCTAGAGGGCCGTTTATTAGACCAAATGGTCCGGGTCCGGGTCCGAATTTCGGACCACACTTCAGACACAATGGCCCCAACTTTGGACCAAACTTTGGCCCCAATTTCGGACCGCGTCCGGGTTCCCGCAACTTCGGACCTCGCGGACCCGATGGTCCTTTCGGTCCGCGACGAGATGACTTCGGCGGTCCGCCGTTTGGCGGTCTACGACCCCACATGGGGCCCAATGGACCCGGTCCCAACATGCGCGGTTTCAACGGTGGACCAATCAGTGATAATCCCTTCCGCCGCCAAGGCGGCCCACCGGGTCCGGGTTTTGGCGACGATGATCTGGGCGCAGGACCGCCGAGAGGACCCAGAAACTTCGGCAACCGCTTTGGAAATCCAGGCGGAGGTGGAGGAGGCGGAAACAGCAATCGGAAGAACTGGAATGACGG gccggagcagcagaagcagcaacagttCCATGGCCGCCCGAACCACGATGATGCCATTTATCGACCGTTGAAGGTATTCGACTATTCCAATAACCCAACTGCCGCCAAGGTGATCGATTATGGCCACAAGTCGGGTGATGGCAACCCCATCGATGGGCCATCCGGTCCCAATCCCGCCGACGGAATTCCAGAATTTAAAGCAATGAAGACCTTCGAGTATGGCCACTCCTCGTTCGCGGGACCGAATCGCTTGGGAATGCCCGGTGTAATGGGAGGAGATCACAACCAGGCGATGACAGGTGGCCGTGGTATGGCAGCGGGACCAGGTAGACTCGGAGGAGCAGGGACCAAGCGTaagaataagaaaaaaaataaacaacaaaagaacGGGGAGCTAATGACGTTCAATCAAAACCTACAAATCCAATCGAATACGGTTGAAGAACGTAGCATCACAAATCCCGAACAGGGCGATGGG CAGGCCCACAATGAAGTCCGCAACCAGAGCGAATTCCAGGACCAGGCCGATGGGTTCCAGGAAAATGAAGAACGCAATGATCTCGAAGATATTTCCGAAGGTGAAGA TAACCTACAATCTATTGTTTTCGATGATGACAACGAAGAGCTGCCACCGCCGCCATCGATGAAAATATGTAATCAGGAATATGCTCAGGAGCAGTACAATCCCATCCCTGTCACTCCGCTGCGTAGCCAGCTGGGTGGCAATTCGGATAAGCTGGCTGCTCCGGCGCCAGCCATGTCACTTTTTCCCTCGGCAGCCAATGCCAATGATAGACCTTCCGACCCAATGATGGCTCCCAATCTGGAGATGTCCGTGGCGACCAGTGAGAATCGCAATACGTTCTCATTGGACGAAGTGCTTTTGTATCCCGGTCGCATAAACCGTCCCAAGCGCATCTGTATTATTTTGCGCGGTCCTCCTGGCTGCGGCAAATCGCATGTAGCACGTCTCATCAAGGAGAAGGAACTGCAGATGGGCGGTGCCAATCCGCGCATTCTAAGCATCGATGATTATTTCCTCATTGAAAACGACTACGATGAGAAGTGCCCCAAAACGGGCAAGAAG ATACCCAAAAAGGAAATTTTGTACGAGTATGATGACACCATGGAAGAGGCATACATGCAATGCCTTGTCAAATCGTTCAAAAAGACACTTAGCGACAATCTGTACGATTTCGTAATCGTGGATTGCAACAATAATTCGCTGCGCACACTGAATGAATTTTATTGCCACGCCAAAGACTCGAATTTTGTG CCCTACATAGTGGACCTGCACTGCGATCTAGAGACGTGCCTTGGTAGAAACTCCCACCAGCGCACCGAGCACGATATCCGTGTGGTGCTGGACAACTGGTGCAACACACCGATGCATTACATCAAACTGGACGTGAGCTCACTCCTCGAAAACGTCGTCGAGATGGAAGACGTTGAAGGCATGGCTACG GACGATAATGCATGCGCCGACGTTGGCGTAACTGTGGGAGCATCCGCGGCACTCGAGGATGCGGCTGTCGAGGAGACAGACGACAGCAATAGCGCCGACGCCTCCAACTAT TGCGGCTTCCTGAAAAGCAAATGGGAATGCGACACCACCGAGGATGATCTAG CCCGCTTGGATGGCACCAAGCGTCTGATGCAGAACCGCAGGACCACCAGCATGGCGGACTATCTCCAGCTGGAGGATTGGAAACCACCCACAAACTCGGCCGATGGCAAGAAGCGG GTGCGTTGGGCTGACATCGAGGAAAAGCGCTCGCAGGAGAAGATGCGAGCCATCGGCTTTGTGGTGGGTCAGACCGACTGGAACCGCATGATGGATCCGAATGCCGGCAGTCGGGCTTTGAATAAAACCAAGTTTATCGAGCGCGTCAAGCGTCGCTAG